The following are encoded together in the Myxococcales bacterium genome:
- a CDS encoding SUMF1/EgtB/PvdO family nonheme iron enzyme, whose amino-acid sequence MAGVRRAAKAFLIANLLAVAILGVGCGSEEPAADQKACTPGLSQACVGPGACKGGQACKLDGSGYGPCDCGVGVGGSGGTGGLPDGSAGSTSVCPTGLPGPPLVEVKSPTGVAYCIDATEVSFAQYDEFLSAKVDPKTQEGRCLQMNVFGSAESLSCRQAMQNTSPSAPVGCVNWCDAVGYCRWAGKRLCGKIGGGAAGIAKPDDANDSQWFNACSAGGTRAYAYGDAGLSDCWGKYPRASVGTQAACSGPYPGLFDLGGNAEEWEDSCISVTQGDGCRVRTGDPCASSKNSSWYYVFETKGFRCCHDGK is encoded by the coding sequence ATGGCAGGAGTGAGGCGGGCGGCCAAGGCCTTCCTGATCGCGAATCTGCTGGCCGTGGCGATTCTGGGGGTCGGCTGCGGCTCGGAGGAGCCGGCCGCGGATCAGAAGGCGTGTACACCCGGGCTATCTCAAGCCTGCGTCGGCCCCGGTGCCTGCAAGGGGGGCCAGGCCTGCAAGCTCGACGGAAGCGGCTACGGTCCCTGCGACTGCGGTGTGGGTGTCGGTGGAAGCGGAGGCACTGGAGGATTGCCCGACGGCTCTGCCGGCTCCACGAGCGTCTGCCCGACGGGCCTGCCGGGGCCGCCGCTCGTGGAAGTGAAGTCGCCGACCGGCGTCGCATACTGCATCGACGCGACGGAGGTGTCGTTCGCGCAGTACGACGAGTTCCTTTCCGCAAAGGTCGATCCGAAGACGCAGGAGGGGCGGTGCCTGCAGATGAATGTATTTGGGTCAGCGGAGTCACTGTCGTGCCGGCAGGCGATGCAGAACACTTCTCCGTCGGCTCCCGTAGGCTGTGTGAATTGGTGCGACGCGGTTGGGTATTGCAGGTGGGCGGGGAAGCGGCTTTGCGGAAAGATCGGGGGAGGCGCAGCGGGTATCGCAAAGCCGGACGATGCAAACGACAGCCAGTGGTTCAATGCGTGCAGCGCGGGGGGAACCCGGGCATACGCGTACGGCGACGCAGGCTTGTCTGACTGCTGGGGAAAGTACCCGCGGGCTAGCGTTGGGACACAGGCAGCCTGCAGTGGCCCGTACCCGGGGCTCTTCGACCTGGGCGGCAACGCCGAGGAGTGGGAGGACTCGTGCATCAGCGTGACGCAAGGCGATGGGTGCCGGGTGCGAACAGGCGATCCGTGCGCGAGTTCGAAGAACTCCTCCTGGTACTACGTCTTCGAAACGAAGGGGTTCAGGTGCTGCCATGACGGGAAGTGA